One window of Hymenobacter sp. BRD128 genomic DNA carries:
- the pcaF gene encoding 3-oxoadipyl-CoA thiolase, which yields MHQAYIIDGVRTPIGNFGGTLAVVRPDDLAAHVIRALLARQPGTDPAAVADVILGCANQAGEDNRNVARMAALLAGLPHSVPGETLNRLCASGLSAGIAAARAIRSGDGDLFVAGGVESMTRAPFVMSKPSKAFGTDSQLADSSFGWRFINPLMASQYGTDAMGETAENLVDQYGISRDDQDKFALASQQKAAAAQRRGRLAQEIAPVPIPQRKGEPVLFDEDEFLKPDTSLEGLAKLRPAFRKTGGTVTAGNASGLNDGAAALLLASEAGIRQHSLTPKARIVSMGVAGVEPRLMGIGPVPASHLALKKAGLTLNDIDIIELNEAFAAQSLACIRAFGLADNDPRLNPNGGAIALGHPLGMSGARLLNTAALELHAQQKRYALVTMCIGVGQGYAVIIERV from the coding sequence ATGCATCAGGCTTATATCATCGATGGCGTGCGCACGCCCATCGGCAATTTTGGTGGCACGCTCGCCGTTGTACGCCCCGACGACCTCGCGGCCCACGTCATTCGCGCGCTGCTGGCCCGCCAGCCCGGCACCGACCCGGCCGCCGTGGCCGACGTCATCCTGGGCTGCGCCAACCAGGCCGGCGAAGACAACCGCAACGTGGCCCGCATGGCCGCGCTGCTGGCCGGCCTGCCCCATTCGGTGCCCGGCGAAACCCTGAACCGCCTGTGTGCCAGTGGCCTGTCGGCGGGCATCGCGGCGGCCCGCGCCATTCGCAGCGGCGATGGCGACCTCTTTGTAGCCGGCGGCGTCGAGAGCATGACCCGTGCCCCCTTCGTCATGTCGAAGCCTTCCAAGGCGTTTGGTACCGACTCGCAGCTGGCCGATTCGAGCTTTGGCTGGCGCTTCATCAACCCCCTGATGGCTAGCCAGTACGGCACCGATGCGATGGGCGAAACCGCCGAAAACCTGGTGGACCAGTACGGTATCAGCCGCGACGACCAGGACAAATTTGCCCTGGCCTCGCAGCAAAAAGCCGCCGCGGCCCAGCGCCGCGGCCGGCTAGCCCAGGAAATCGCGCCCGTACCCATCCCGCAGCGCAAGGGCGAGCCGGTGCTGTTTGACGAAGACGAATTTCTCAAGCCCGACACCTCGCTGGAAGGGCTAGCCAAGCTACGCCCCGCCTTCCGCAAAACCGGTGGTACCGTCACGGCCGGTAACGCCTCGGGCCTCAATGACGGCGCGGCTGCCCTGCTGCTAGCCTCCGAAGCCGGCATCCGGCAGCACAGCCTCACGCCCAAAGCCCGCATTGTGAGCATGGGCGTGGCCGGCGTAGAGCCGCGCCTCATGGGTATCGGCCCGGTACCGGCTAGCCACCTGGCGCTCAAAAAGGCCGGTCTCACGCTAAATGACATCGATATTATCGAGCTGAATGAGGCCTTTGCGGCGCAGTCGCTGGCCTGCATCCGGGCCTTCGGCCTGGCCGACAATGACCCACGCCTCAACCCCAACGGCGGCGCCATTGCGCTGGGCCACCCGCTGGGCATGAGCGGCGCCCGCCTGCTGAACACGGCCGCCCTGGAGCTGCACGCGCAGCAAAAGCGCTACGCGCTGGTTACGATGTGCATCGGTGTCGGCCAGGGCTACGCCGTGATTATTGAGCGCGTGTAA
- the paaZ gene encoding phenylacetic acid degradation bifunctional protein PaaZ, with the protein MPPTLENYTLGRWTPGGSDPHELLDASTGEVIALANTEGFDFAAILDYGRRVGNPALRRMTFHERGRMLKALAFHLQEKKEIFYELSYRSGATRADSWIDIEGGIGNLFANASLRRKFPDKPFYVEGEPVGLSKGGTFMAQHLLVPREGVAVHINAYNFPIWGMLEKIAVNLLAGMPAVVKPAVPSAYLTEAVVREIIASGILPAGALQLVVGSGQGILDHVTYQDVVTFTGSAATGARLRAHPRIISEAVPFTLEADSLNAAVLGPDATPGTPEFDLFIKEVRKEMTAKCGQKCTAIRRAIVPASLLEDVQIALGKALAQTTIGHPQAEGVRMGALAGRAQAERLREQVRQLAKTTPIVYGDLDNVEILGKERGADAAKGAFISPIVLRNDHPFQHLDSHELEAFGPVVTLMPYHDLGEAVKLANLGKGSLVCSLATNDPRTAQEFVLGAATHHGRILVLNGEMAKESTGHGSPLPMLVHGGPGRAGGGQEMGGIRGVEHFMQRVALQGSPSMLTAITEVYQTGAKTVEYDKHPFQRYFEELEIGETYTTHRHTVTEADISAFAGISGDNFYAHVDATSLEGTLFTGRVAHGYYVLSKAAGMFVDPRKGPVLLNYGLDECRFTKPVYPGTTIGVKLTVKEKIGQEKRDETDIAKGIVRWLVTVTDETGDTVAVATILTMVKKKNQE; encoded by the coding sequence ATGCCGCCCACCCTCGAAAACTACACCCTTGGCCGCTGGACGCCCGGCGGCTCCGACCCGCACGAGCTACTCGACGCCAGCACCGGCGAGGTCATCGCGCTGGCCAATACCGAAGGCTTCGACTTCGCCGCCATTCTCGATTACGGCCGGCGCGTGGGCAACCCTGCCCTGCGCCGCATGACTTTCCACGAGCGTGGCCGGATGCTCAAGGCGCTGGCCTTCCACTTACAGGAGAAAAAGGAGATTTTCTACGAGTTGAGCTACCGCTCGGGTGCCACCCGCGCCGACTCGTGGATTGACATCGAGGGCGGCATCGGCAATTTATTTGCCAACGCCTCGCTGCGGCGCAAGTTTCCCGACAAGCCGTTTTACGTGGAGGGCGAGCCGGTGGGCCTGAGCAAGGGCGGCACCTTCATGGCCCAGCACCTGCTGGTGCCCCGCGAGGGCGTGGCCGTGCACATCAACGCCTACAACTTCCCCATTTGGGGCATGCTGGAGAAAATCGCGGTAAACCTATTGGCCGGTATGCCCGCCGTGGTGAAGCCGGCCGTGCCCTCGGCCTATCTCACCGAGGCCGTAGTACGCGAGATTATTGCCTCGGGCATCCTGCCGGCCGGCGCCTTGCAGTTGGTGGTAGGCTCGGGCCAGGGCATTCTGGACCACGTGACGTACCAGGACGTGGTCACGTTTACTGGCTCGGCCGCCACGGGTGCCAGGCTGCGCGCCCATCCGCGTATCATCAGCGAGGCGGTGCCCTTTACCCTGGAGGCCGACTCGCTTAATGCCGCCGTACTAGGCCCCGACGCCACGCCCGGCACGCCCGAGTTTGACCTCTTCATCAAGGAAGTGCGCAAGGAGATGACGGCCAAATGCGGGCAGAAATGTACCGCCATCCGCCGCGCCATCGTGCCCGCCAGCCTGCTCGAAGATGTGCAGATTGCCTTAGGCAAAGCCTTGGCCCAGACCACCATCGGCCACCCGCAGGCCGAGGGCGTGCGCATGGGGGCCCTCGCCGGCCGCGCGCAGGCCGAGCGCCTGCGTGAGCAGGTGCGCCAGCTGGCCAAAACCACGCCCATCGTGTACGGCGACCTAGATAACGTGGAAATCCTGGGTAAGGAGCGCGGCGCCGACGCGGCCAAGGGCGCGTTTATTTCGCCCATCGTGCTGCGCAACGACCACCCCTTCCAGCACCTCGACAGCCACGAGCTAGAAGCCTTCGGCCCGGTCGTGACGCTCATGCCCTACCACGATTTAGGCGAAGCGGTAAAGCTCGCCAACCTTGGCAAGGGCTCCTTGGTGTGTTCGCTGGCTACCAACGACCCGCGCACGGCCCAGGAGTTTGTGCTGGGCGCAGCCACCCACCACGGCCGCATTCTGGTGCTCAACGGCGAGATGGCCAAAGAAAGCACCGGCCACGGCTCGCCCCTACCTATGCTCGTACACGGCGGCCCCGGCCGGGCCGGCGGCGGCCAGGAAATGGGCGGCATCCGGGGCGTTGAGCACTTCATGCAGCGCGTGGCCTTGCAGGGCTCGCCGAGCATGCTCACGGCCATCACGGAGGTGTATCAGACGGGCGCCAAGACCGTGGAGTACGACAAGCACCCTTTCCAGCGCTATTTCGAGGAGCTGGAAATCGGCGAAACCTACACCACCCACCGGCACACCGTGACGGAGGCCGACATCAGTGCCTTCGCTGGTATTTCGGGCGATAATTTTTACGCCCACGTCGATGCTACCTCCTTGGAAGGCACGCTCTTCACTGGCCGCGTGGCCCACGGCTACTACGTGCTTAGTAAGGCCGCCGGCATGTTCGTGGACCCGCGCAAAGGCCCGGTTTTGCTCAACTACGGCCTCGACGAGTGCCGCTTCACCAAGCCCGTGTACCCCGGCACCACCATCGGCGTCAAGCTGACAGTGAAGGAGAAAATCGGCCAGGAAAAGCGCGACGAAACCGACATCGCCAAGGGCATCGTGCGCTGGCTCGTGACCGTGACCGACGAAACCGGCGACACGGTGGCTGTGGCTACGATTTTAACGATGGTGAAAAAGAAAAACCAGGAGTAG